One Thermoanaerobacter pseudethanolicus ATCC 33223 DNA window includes the following coding sequences:
- a CDS encoding 4Fe-4S binding protein, whose translation MAYIDPKKCRDCGRCIDICPVGAIS comes from the coding sequence ATTGCCTATATAGACCCTAAGAAGTGCAGAGACTGTGGCAGATGTATTGATATTTGCCCTGTAGGAGCAATTTCATAG